A region of the Cyanobium usitatum str. Tous genome:
GAATCCACATTCACGACGCTCCAACCCCGCTCCATCACCAGGGCCACTACCTGCTCCAGCAGCTCCAGGCTGTCGGCCCCCTGCCACTGCGGGTCGTCCGGTGGGAAATACAGGCCGATGTCGCCTAGGGAAAGGGCCCCCAGCAGGGCGTCCATGATTGCGTGCACCAGCACGTCGGCATCGCTGTGGCCATCAAGCCCCAGGCCGGCGGGATGCTCCAGCTGCTGGCCGCCCAGAATCAGCGCCCGACCGGGCACCAGCCGGTGGATGTCGTAGCCATTGCCGATGCGCAGCTGCATGGTGTGGAGGTGCTTGGTCTCAGTCTCCCCTAGCCCTGGGTCTACACCAAGACTCCATCTCACCCAGGCCCCAGCACCTGCAGCTGATTGCCCTCTCGGCCCAGCACGGTCACGGCCGCACCCGGGCTGAGGGCTTGGCTGCTGCCCAGGTTGACGGCGCTCCAGCTCTGGCCGTGCCAGCGAACCCGACCCGTATCGCTGCCGTTGAAGCCACTGAGCACCGTGGCGGTTTCCGCTGGCGGCAGGCTGCGGTGCCGCTGCCGTGCCGACCAGCGCCGCAGAGCCAGCACCCCCAGGCCGCTGAGGCCCGCCAGTAGGCCTAGCTGCAGCAGGGGCGGCAGGGGTATCCAGGCCGTCACCACTGACAACACCAGGGCCACCACCGCCGCCGGCAATAGCCCATCCACCTCGGCGCCCGCCAGGGCAAGCAGCAGCAGCCCGGTGGCCAGCAGCAGCCAGAGGAGCGACACGGGAGCCATGGCGGCGCGGCGGGTGGGGGTGGTTCAGCCCGCCCATGCTGACTAGCGTTGGCATCTCATGCTCGGATTCCTGCCGTGGAAGCTCTGCTCTCCCTGCCCGCCTTGGTGCTGATGGCCCTGCTGGGGGTGAGCAGCGTCAAGGTCACCAGCGGCGGCCAGTCGCGCTTGGTGGAGCGCCTTGGCAAGTACGACCGCCAGCTGCAGCCGGGCCTCTCCTTGGTGCTGCCGGTGCTGGAGAAGGTGGTGAGCCACGAATCGCTCAAGGAGCGGGTGCTCGATATTCCGCCCCAGCAGTGCATCACCCGCGACAACGTCGGCATCGAGGTGGATGCGGTTGTGTATTGGCAGCTGCTCGAGCACGCACGCGCCTACTACGCCGTCGACAATCTGCAGGCGGCCATGGTGAACCTGGTGCTCACCCAGATCCGGGCCGAGATGGGCAAGCTCGACCTCGACCAAACCTTCACCACCCGCCAGGAGGTGAATGAGGTGCTGATGAAGGAGCTGGATCAGGCCACCGATCCCTGGGGCGTGAAGGTGACTCGGGTGGAATTGCGCGATATCCAGCCATCCCGTGGCGTGCAGCAGGCGATGGAGCAGCAGATGACAGCTGAGCGGGAGAAGCGGGCGGCCATTTTGCGTTCGGAAGGCGAGCGCGACTCCCAGGTAAATGCGGCCCGGGGCCGGGCTGAAGCCCTGCTGCTGGACGCCGAAGCCCAGGCCAAGCAGCAGACCCTGCTGGCTCAGGCCAGGGCCGATGCGGCCAGTCGGCTGGCCGAGGCGATGCAGGCCAACCCCCAGGCCGCCGAGGCGATGCGTTTGTTGCTGGCCGGCGACTGGATGGCCATGGGCGAGCAGATGGCTCAGGCGCCTGGAGGCAGTGTGCTGATGGTGGACCCCCAGAGCCCTGCTGCCCTACTTACCGCGTTGCGGGGTCTGCAGCAGGGGCAGGGTTGAGGGTAGGGGTGCGGGGGCAGCAGCATCGCCACAGGGGCATCAAATTTGTGAAGCCCCATCAGCTTCATGGCGGTCTATTAACTCAGCAGGGATAAGTAAATCATTTCTGATATCTATGGCGAGTGCTCAAGGCTATTTCTATGAGACTGACTAATGCCTTCAGAGCAGGCATTGGCATTGCAAGTGCAACTTTTTTGGTGTGATGGCTTACATCCAGATTCTAAATTCGGATCAATTCATGGGGGTTATTTTGATCTCTAGTGGTGTCGTGGTTGTAAACCTCTCGGGAGCGGTGCCCGCTGAGATGCCTATGCCGCCTGGCTCATGACATCCAGTCGCTCCATTGCCATAAAGTTGCATCAAGGGTGATTCATACTTTAATTTCCAAGTTATTCAATTACAAATTGCAAAATGACAACCAGTCAGTCGTCAGCGGTGTGGAACGGCAATCTGATGGAAGGTTCAGGCATGATGCGGTTGGGTGAGGGCGGCTATGAAGGGCCCTTCACAAAAGCCTCACGGTTTGAAACTGGTGATGGAACAAATCCTGAGGAACTGATCGGCGCGGCGCACGCGGGATATTTTTCAATGTTTTTGTCTGCAATCCTTTCCGAGAGTGGATTTCCGCCAGTAGAGATTCGCACTACTGCAAAAGTGCATCTGGGTGAAGGACCAGCGATCACACTCATCGAACTCGAGACTGAAGCCATCGTTCCCGGTTGCAGTGAAAAGGTCTTTCTTGACCACGCCGATAAGGCAAAGGCCGGCTGTCCGGTGTCCAAAGCCCTGTCCGCAGTTCCCATGACTATGTCCGCCCGTTTGTCGATGTAGCGGAGTCGCATAAGCCAGGTCGTTTAGTTGATTGGTCTCCTCTCCTACCTAACGGCGTTCTCATGCAGCAGATCTAGGTACTTCAACCGCTGGCCAAGCTGGGATTAAATTCAGCGCAAGGTCAGCTGGTGGCAGTAAGTTGATTGAAGTGATCGTTGTTTGTTTTTATGGCAAAGTCCGTAGGAGTCTTGCTTTCATTGGGGATCGCGTTGTTTCCGCCGGTGCTGGCCCATGACAGTCATGACCGCTCTGCCCAGGGGGTAATGCTGCAAACCCTGGCAAGTGGCAATCAACTGGAGTCTTTAGGGCCTGGGGTCACGGTGCAAACCCTTACCCGCAGCGATCGGTCCTGGAATGGGGCGCTCCTACCGCCGCTGTCTGCAACCCAGCCGGAGGTGCACGTTCTGCGAATGACGATACCTCCGGGTGTGACGTTGAAGCTTCACAAGCACCCGGTTATTCACGCGGGCGTGCTGTTGCAGGGCAGGTTGCGCCTTGAGACCAAGGACGGTGCCACCCAGCTGCTGGAGCCTGGTGAGGCGGTGATTGAAGTTGTCAATAATGCGCACCGAAGCGTGAGTCTCGGCCCAGATCCTGCGGTGCTAATCATTGTTTTCGTCGGCCCACTAGGTCAGGCCATCACCCTTCCTGCGTCCCACTAAGAAGCCGCTTAATGAGCAAGACGACTGCGTAAGGATGGGGAACGGATGTGCGGCCAGGGGCGTCTTTCAACTCTTGGCACACCACCCTCTCCACTAGCGGCAGGTTACCGTTTTCCTAGCCTGGGCCAAGGTGATGAAGGCCAGAAGCTAGCTGCCTAGAGAGCAGTGGCTCCTTGGGCTTTTGCTCTTCCCGGCTTACGAAAAGTGTCACTCACTATGACAGGTCAAGCTAAAGCAAGTTAGACGTGCGAAGATCAGAAGGAAATAAACTAGGGATCACAACAAATGATCAAAAGCTACCCATTAAAGGCCGTCCATGCTCTGCGCAAGTGCGGAATATCTTTGTCCACAATTGCCAACTCATGTCTTGTTGGCGCCCTCGTAGCTGTGGCAACCACCAGTGCTGCAAGAGCTGGTGATTCATCAATAGGGTTTCAAGCCTTCGGTATGAGGCATGTTGGCACCTGGGTCGGGACTGGTGTTTACTCAACTGATTTTCCGGGAGTTGCCAAAAAGGGGGAGAAGTTCACTACTACGTCTACATGCAGTTGGACCGCAGGCAGATCGGCCATCCTTTGCCAGGGCGTTGAGGGAGTCGAACGAAAGGAGAATGGCGTACAACTCATTTATTGGGACCCTGCAAAGAAAAGTCTTCGAATGACCTTGGTAGATTCTGGTGGAAACTTTGACCAAGGAATTGGCTCAATAGATGGTGACAATCTTTTATGGAAAAGTGTCGGAAATTTCGCCGATGGGCGTCCAGTTAAGTTCGAATGGAAAACAGCTTTTAGCGATGATGGCAATACAATGATCCATTCAGGATTTATAACTGTTGATGGTGCAAGAAGTTATTTCTCCTACGCCGTCAAGCGAGTGGTCAAATAGTTAAATAGTCAGGATTTTCATTCCAGCCACTAGCGGAGTCTAAATAGCTATAGGTGGTCATGTCCGTCCATGAGCTGCGCTGGATTGCCTGAGTTGAGATCATCCAAAATACTCTTCGCTGTTGGCAAAAAGTTACTTCGGGCTCAGCGTTAGAAATTTGTTTGGCAATGCCACTCGGCTACCATCTTAAGATAGAGAATTTTATCTTGACGCCAAAGGACGAGGTGTCTTTCGAGAAGTCGTTTCTCCCTAAAAAATAACATCACTAGCAAATCAGCAGATGCACTTGCCATGCCATCGAGCCGAGCGATGGGAGGAAAGATGATTAGAAGGGTGGGTTTGAGAGGTCGGAAGCCTAGTTGGGCATGAAAATCTTAACTCTTAAGTTTCTGCGCTATTTCCAATGCACTTCTAATGTTGCCATAGTTGTTTGAAATTCATAAAGAATAGCCCAACTTATTTGCCTTTGTGGACAAAGCTTGTTGTCAGCTCTTTGATGCTGCTACTTCTGTTGGTGGCTTCTTCATGTCTATTGATATCGTGGAGAACTCCGACTATTGTAGGCGCCCTTGATTGAGTGCGAGTATGGGCAACTGTATGGCTATTTAAATCTGGCTAGGCAATCTCAATTGGCATTAAGTTTAGCCTTGGCTAAGATGGGCCGCTAAAGGCCTCGGTTGCCAATTGGGCTTCTTGTAATGGCTCCAATTGGGTTTTCTGTTGTAGCGCTCGAGTCTTCATTTGTTGGAGCATGGTTTGGTCCTCGGCCACATAATAGCGGGTCTTGATGATGTGAATATCGTAAAACAATCGATTGTTTAACTTGGCTTAGCTGCTATGGGCTTAGCCTGCGCATTAATATGTGGGACTTGGCTAGATTCATGCTCTCTCTGACCCTGCTGGGGGCAGCGGCGGCGGTAGGGATCGATCCGACGAATATTCGAGCTGCACTGCGGTGCCGATTGCGCAGGCCATCAACATTCCACCCGCCTGTCCCAGCACCTCGTAGTCCACCCGCACCCCCACAACGGCATAGGCTCCCAGCAATCGAGCGCGCCTGCCTAGTTCCTGCAGGGCCATCTCTCGGGCCCGCTCCAGCGTGACCTCGTAGGAGCGGGCCCGGCCGCCGATTAGGTCCCGGATTGAGGCCAGGATGTCGCGAAAGATATTGGCTCCCAATATTGTTTCGCCGTGCACCAGGCCCAGGTAGCGCCGTATCGGCTGGCCTTCTAGGCTGGAGGTGGTGCTGAGCAGCATTGGTGTTTTCTCAGCCGGGGGCTTGGGTCAGTTTGCTGCTTCTACTGCTGGAGTTGCTGCTGCGCCTGCCAGCGCTCGAATAAATCCGGCCGGCGTTCGGCGGTGCGCTGCTGCTGCTGCTCAAGGCGCCAGCGGGCGATGGCGCCATGGTCACCGCTGCGCAGCACCGCCGGCACCTCCAAGTCCCGGAAGCTGGCGGGACGCGTGTAGTGGGAATGCTCGAGCAGCAGGGCGCTGTGGCTCTCCTCCTCCAGGCAGGCCTGGGTACCCACGGTGCCGGGCAGCAGGCGCACCACGCCGTTGATGATCACGGCCGCCGGCAGCTCGCCGCCGGTGAGCACAAAGTCGCCGATCGATACCTCCTCATCGGCTAGGGAGCGGATGCGTTCATCGAAACCTTCGTAGTGGCCGCAGATCAGCACTAGCTGGTCGTAGCCGCTGGCCCAGCGGCGTAGATCGCTCTGTTGCAGGGGTTTGCCCTGGGGGCTCATCAGCAGCACCCGCCGGTGCGGCAGCACCGCTATCGCCTCCACCGCCGCAAACACCGGCTCTGGTTTAAGCACCATGCCGGCGCCGCCGCCATAGGGCTCGTCGTCGACCTTGCGGTATTTGTCGGTGGCGAAATCGCGGGGGTTGTGGGTGTGGAGCGCGGCGATGCCGGCAGCAAAGGCCCGGCCGATCACCCCCAGGCCCAGCAGTGGCGCAAAGGCCTCCGGTGCCAGGCTCACCACATCGAGGCGCATCAGCTCAGCTCGCGGGCACGGTGGGCCGGCTCACCCGGCGGATCTCGGAGCTGAAGCTGGCCCGGCCGGGGCTGCCAGCAGCGTTGGTTTCCACCGTGGAGCGCAGTCTCAGATTGGGCTTGGTGAACCAGATCCGCTCGCGCACCTCCCGGCCATCACCTGTGATCACCAGCTCCAGGCTGCCATCGGGCCATAGCTGCCAGTTGCCCGCCTGATTACCGCTAAGGAAACAACCGTCGGCGCTGAACTGCAGTTCTTGGCTCACGCCATCTTTCGGGCCGACCCTCAAGCCGCCGGCTCCACCTGCTGCCTCGGGCTCCAAAAAGGCAACTACGAGTTCGCCGCGCTCGCTGCTGTGCCAGTCGTCGCGGTCTTCAGCGTCGAGATCATCGTCAGGCATCACCGCGCCCAGGCTGAACTTGCTGCGCAGGCTCATCCATTCACCGGCGCAGAGGCGCAGAAAGGCGCCAATTTGCTCGGGTGGAAAGGGTGGTTGGCTGCTGCTGATGTCGCTCATCGGACCATTCTCTCAGCTGCCCGTGTAGCCCAGTTCGCTCAAGCGCGCGGCGCTGCGGCGCCAGTTGGGCACCACCTTCACGAACAGCTCCAGATACACCGGCCCGTCGATCAATTTCTGCATCTGCTGACGGGCGCCGCTGCCGATCTCCTTAAGCATGCGGCCCCCTTTGCCGATCAGGATTCCCTTCTGGCTGCTGCGTTCCACCAGCACCGTGGCCAGCACTGCAGTGCGCGGCCCGTCGTCGACGATGCGCTCGATCTGCACCGCCACCGAGTGGGGAATCTCCTCGCGGGTGTGGTGCAATACTTGCTCGCGAATCAATTCCGCCAGCAGCAACTGCTCGGGCTGATCGCTCACCGCATCCGGTGGGTATAGGTGGGGGCCCTCCGGTAGGTCGGCGGCCAGAGCTGCCACCAACTCACTGGTGCCCGCGCCGTTCAAGGCGCTCACCGGATGCAGGGGCCAGCCCGGCACCAGCTCGGCGTAGCTCTGGGCCAGTTCCTCGGCCCGCTCCGGATCCACCAGGTCGTTTTTGTTCAGGGCTACGTGCACCGGCGCGCGGCAGTGCAGCAGCAGCTCCACGATGAAGCCATCGCCTCGGCCAGCGGGCTCGCTGCCATCAACGAGCAGCAGCACCACATCCACTTCACCGATGGCGCCTCGGGCGCTCTGCACCAGTCGCTCCCCCAGCAGATGGTGGGGCTTGTGGATACCTGGCGTATCTAGCAGCACCAGCTGGGCTGTTTCGGTGGTGAGGATCGCCCGCAACCGGTTGCGGGTGGTTTGGGCTATCGGCGAGGTGATCGCCACCTTTTCGCCTACCAGCTGGTTGAGCAGGGTGGATTTGCCCACGTTTGGCCGGCCGATCAGGGCCACGAAGCCGGAGCGAAAGCCTTCAGGGCTCGTGGGCAGGGCCGGGATGGTCGTAGGAAAATCCATAGGACCAGCCTGGCAGCCGGCAGGGCCAACCTTGTTGCTTGGGCGGAGTTCATAGGCTGGAACTCTGGTTGTGACCTATTCACCGCAATGACCGCTGCTGCCGAACCAACTTTTCAGCAGGCCATGGAGATCACGGCTCAGTGGCTGGCTTTGTGGGAGCACGGCGAACTCAGTGATGAAGTTCTGGCCGACCGGGTGGCTGAGCTGGTGGCAAGCCGCGATGGTGCCCGGGGCTTTTTTGTCGTGAGCCTGGCGGGCGACTGCCCTCTGATGGACCGCCTGCCCGAAACCCTGCTGCTGCAACTGCGGCTGGCAGGCGAGGGCGTCGTCGACCTTTCGGCCCGCAACCTGGCCATGAGTACGGCTATGGCCCTGCACCATCAACGTGTTGGCGATTCCAGCCAGCAGGGGGCTTCGGAGCGGGTGCAAGCCCGCTGCACCGAACTGCTGCGCAGCCTTGAGCCCCAGGCCGTTAAAGAGCGGCTGGAAATCCTGCTGGCGGCTACCGCCGGGAAGGGAGAAGACGTCGCCTTCCTGGATCGCTGGGGCTACGACGCCGAGCAGCGGAGCTCGATCGCCGCCGCAATCGAAGCGGTGGCTGAGGATTGAAACGGGCGAAGATGGTTTCAATGCCCCGCCGTCGCTTCAGCCCATGAATCGCCCATTGCCATCCCGGGCGTTACGCGTTCTGGCCACGGCAATCGGTGCCGCCGCTCTGCTGGCTCCAGCGCCGGCCAGGGCAATTGAAACCATCAATTTGCGGCTGCCCCTGCTCGAGACAAATTTCAGCATCAGGGTCGCTGAATTGCGCAGTCCCGAGGCCTTGATTGCCGGCGACAGCGACCTAGCCGAGCTCGACCGTGCCACCCGAGGCGAGATCGGCCGCAGGCTCAAGGCTGTGTTGAGCTCCAACCTGCCCCTTGAGGTCAAGGCGGTTATCCGGCAGGCCCAGGGATCGCCGCTACTTGATCAGGTGCTGCTGTTGGTGGGGGCCCTAGGCGACATCGATGGCCTGCCTGATCCCATCGATCCAGCTCAGTTTGAGCAAGCGATGGAGCGCTCTGCCGCTAAGGGGGGTATCAGCTTGTTGGATGTGATCGAGCAGCTACCAGGCCAGAGCGTCACGGTGGAGCTGGGCCGTTTGGGATTTTCAATTCAGCGCTTTCGTGACCAACGGCGCTCGGCAGAAAAGCTGATTGCCTCCCTGCCGGCGGTGGGCAGTGCTGGACCACTGCAGGAGGTAGGGCCGCTGTCTGTTGCCCGGCAGGAACTAAACATCGCCGTTGGCCATCGCCCGGAGCCGTTGGCTCTGGTGGTAGTCGAGCCAATGGGATCTGGCGCGGCGCCGAATCGACTGGTGGTGATTTCCCACGGGCTGTGGGATGACCCCAGCAACTTCGAGGGCTGGGCAGCCCACCTGGCTAGCCATGGCTACACCGTGGTGCTGCCCCGCCACCCAGGCAGCGATCAAAGCCAGCAGCGGGCCATGCTGGCCGGCAAGCAGGCCCCTCCCAGTCCCTCTGAGCTGGCCCTGCGTCCTAGAGATGTGTCGGCGGTGATCGATGCCGCCGCCCAGGGCCGGCTGGCTTTGCGCCGACCGGTGAACACCCAGGCGGTGCTGGTGGCAGGCCATTCCTGGGGGGCGACCACGGCGCTGCAGCTGGCTGGGGCCCGGCCCATCACCACCAAACTTCAGCAGCTTTGCGATGAGGTGCGCGACCCCTCCCGCAATCTCAGCTGGGTGTTGCAGTGCAACTTCGTTGGTTCGGCGGATAGCGCCGCTCTGGTCGACCCCCGCGTGACTGCTGCCATTGCGGTGAGTCCGCCGATGCGCTTGCTATTTGATGTCGATTCCGCCGGCAGCATGAAGGCGAAGGTGCTTGTGATCAGCGGCAGCCGCGACTGGGTGGTGCCGCCCGGGCCCGAGGCGATCGAGCCCATGGCCAGGGCCACCCGGGGCGGCGCCAGTGGCCATCGCTTGGTGTTGGCTGAGAACGCCGATCACTTCAATTTGCGTTCGCCCAGGGGCGAGGCCGGGGGCCCCTTGCGGGCCCTGCTGCTGGCTTGGTTTAACGCCGCTACCGGCTCAAGCCCAGCTAACCCGCCTGAATTGCCGCTTGCTGGTTGGGGCAGCCCAACCCATCCGCTGCGGGAAGTGACAGCGGTATTGCCCACGCCACCGGCTCAGCCATAAAAAAAGCGCCCCTTTGGGGGCGCTGAAATTGCTGGATTGAAGCTCAGTCGCGGCGACCACCGCCCTGCAGGGCAATGATCAAGCGCAGGATGAAGATAAACAGGTTGATGTAGGTGAGATACATCCCCAAGGCGCCGGCCAAGTATTGGTCGTCGCTGTAGGTGCGGGGCATTGTGTAGAAGTCGACAAAGGCTGCTCCCACGAACAGCACCGTGCCGAAACCTGCAATCAGCAGTTCAAACGTGCCGCCGCTGAACACGCCTGGGGCAAAAATTCCACCGATGATCTGCACGACCATGGCGATCAGCAGGCCGAGGATGCCCAGACCCACTACGCCGCTCAGCGCTTGGCCGATGTTGTCGCTCATGCGGCGGCCCACCACTGAGGCCACCACAAAAGTGATGCCCGTAGCCAGGGTGGCTGTGCCGATGGCGCCGACACCAGCGGCGCTTACGGCGTAGGCAACGATGCCGCTGAGGGTAAAGCCGGTGAGCAGGCTGTAGGCCGTCAGCAGCGGCAGAGCAGTGTTGTTGTTGCCCTTCAGGGCCACATTCTGGGCCACGAAGAACAGGATGAAGTTGCCGATCAGGGCCACCCAGAACAGGGGCATGAACAGGGCTGGGCTGCTGGCCATCAGGGCCAGGCCTCCCATCACCCCACCGGCGGTGAGCACCATGCCGCCGCCCACATAGGGCAGGGCCTTGTTGACCACATTGGGGCCAACTAGGGCGCTCGATTGGGCCTCACGAATGGCCTGTTGAAAATTGCTGCTGGCCGGCATGGCGCACCAGTGGTTTCGAAGTTTCTATATCCTGCCAGCGATCTGCAGGCAACGGGAGACCCTGCTGGTGCTCGTTGGTGCGGATCTCCCTATCGGGATGGGCTCAGGTTTGGCACGTGGGCTTCAGGACTTGTCACCAGCCTGGTGGTTTGAGCTGGGCCAGAGCCCCGCCGCGAGCACCGCAACGCCGGTGCCGATGCATGATTCAGCCAAGCGCAGCAGGGCATTTAGCCCCGGGCTCAGCTTTGGATCCAGGCTGCCGGTGACCATCACAACGATCACGGTGATAGCTGCCAGGCGGCCATGGCTGGGCACATTGATCGCTGCGCAGAGCGCAACTGTGGCGAAGATTGCCACGGCCATGCCCAGAGGGTGAAAGGGCAGCAGCGTCAGGTAGATGGCACTGGTGCCGGCGCCGATGGCTGAACCCACAATTCGCAGCGAGGCTGAGGAGGTTGTCTCCCTGCGGGTGGCCTGGGTTACCACGATCGCGGAGATCGCCGACCAAAGCCCGCCGATCTTGGGTAGGTAGCCCGGGAATAGATTCGTGAACCAATAGCCGAGCATGTAAGCCACCAAAGCCGCTATGGCGATTTCTGCGGGGATGCGCAGACGCTCTGCTTTGTTCATGGTTCAGGCTCACTGCACTGGCTATCGAATCGCCTTTTAACGGCAGGCGCCAGCTTGGTGGCATCACGATCGGCATAGGCCTCCACCAGCCGCTGCACTAACGGGTGGCGCACCACGTCAGCCGCGGTGAGCTCGCAGATCGCCACCCCCTCCACCCCTTGCAGCACCTGGGCAGCTTCCTGAAGGCCGCTCTTCACCCCATAGGGCAGGTCCACCTGGGTGGGATCGCCGGTTACCACCATGCGGGAGTGTTCCCCCAGCCGGGTCAGCACCATCCGCATCTGGGTGGTGGTGGTGTTTTGGGCTTCGTCGAGGATCACAAAGGCGTCGGCCAGGGTGCGGCCGCGCATGTAAGCCAGAGGCGCCACTTCAATCACCCCTTTTTCCAGCAGGGCACCGGTGCGCTCGGCGCCAAGTAGGGCGTGCAGGGCGTCGTAGAGGGGGCGCAGGTAGGGATCAACTTTCTGCTGCAGATCGCCCGGCAAAAAACCGAGCCGTTCGCCCGCCTCCACCGCCGGGCGGGTGAGCACCAACCGCTCGACCTTGCGCTCGGTGAGCATGCGCACCGCCTGAACGGCGGCCAGAAAGGTTTTGCCCGTGCCCGCCGGGCCGAGGGCAATGGTGAGGTCGTGGCGCTCCATAGCTTCCACGTAGGTCTGCTGGCGCAGGGTGCGCGGGCGCAGCAACTTGCCACTCTGGCTGCGGGCCAGCACTTGGCGGCCCAGTTGCTGATGCTCCGCGCTCCTGCCGGTGTCGAGGGCCTGCAGGGCTACCCGCACATCCACTTGGGTAATGGCTTGGCCTTCCTGCCACAGGGGGCGAAGCAATTCCACCAACGCCGCCGCCCGCTCCAGTTGGCTGGGGGGAGCCTGAATGACCAAATCCAGCCCCCGCAGCACCAACGAAGCTCCGGTGAGGGCTTCGAGATGACGCAGGGTGGATGATTCGGCATCACCTGCCAGGGCTAGAGCCGCGGCAGGATTGGGCAGGGGAATGGCAAAGCTTGTAGGCCCCTTTGGCTCTGCCACAGGGCGAAAGCTCAAGCTTCGGCGGTAGCGGCGGCTTCCGTAGTTGCTTCTTCCGCAGCAGCAGCTTCAGCAGCGGCCTTGGCTTCGGCGGCAGCA
Encoded here:
- a CDS encoding PhoH family protein is translated as MSFRPVAEPKGPTSFAIPLPNPAAALALAGDAESSTLRHLEALTGASLVLRGLDLVIQAPPSQLERAAALVELLRPLWQEGQAITQVDVRVALQALDTGRSAEHQQLGRQVLARSQSGKLLRPRTLRQQTYVEAMERHDLTIALGPAGTGKTFLAAVQAVRMLTERKVERLVLTRPAVEAGERLGFLPGDLQQKVDPYLRPLYDALHALLGAERTGALLEKGVIEVAPLAYMRGRTLADAFVILDEAQNTTTTQMRMVLTRLGEHSRMVVTGDPTQVDLPYGVKSGLQEAAQVLQGVEGVAICELTAADVVRHPLVQRLVEAYADRDATKLAPAVKRRFDSQCSEPEP